A genomic stretch from Bradyrhizobium sp. 195 includes:
- a CDS encoding electron transfer flavoprotein subunit beta/FixA family protein, which yields MKVLVPVKRVVDYNVKVRVKGDGSGVELANVKMSMNPCDEIAVEEALRLKEAGKATEVVVVSIGPAQASETIRTGLAMGADRGILVKAEGSVEPLAVAKILKKIADEEQPGLIILGKQAIDDDSNQTGQMLAALLGWSQATFASKLEVEGSDFKVTREVDGGLQTVKLKGPAIVTTDLRLNEPRYASLPNIMKAKKKPIADKTVADYGVDVAPRLEVVKTTEPAGRKAGVKVKDVAELVSKLKNEAGVL from the coding sequence TTGAAGGTCTTAGTGCCGGTAAAGCGGGTGGTCGATTACAACGTCAAGGTCCGCGTCAAGGGCGATGGATCGGGCGTTGAACTCGCCAACGTCAAGATGTCGATGAACCCGTGCGACGAAATCGCGGTCGAGGAAGCGCTGCGCCTGAAGGAAGCCGGCAAGGCCACCGAGGTCGTGGTGGTCTCCATCGGCCCGGCGCAGGCGTCGGAGACGATCCGCACCGGTCTTGCCATGGGCGCCGACCGCGGCATCCTGGTGAAGGCCGAAGGCAGCGTCGAGCCGCTCGCGGTCGCCAAGATCCTGAAGAAGATTGCGGACGAAGAGCAGCCCGGCCTGATCATCCTCGGCAAGCAGGCGATCGACGACGACAGCAACCAGACCGGCCAGATGCTGGCCGCGCTGCTCGGCTGGTCGCAGGCGACGTTTGCCTCGAAGCTCGAGGTCGAAGGCTCCGACTTCAAGGTCACCCGCGAAGTCGATGGCGGCCTCCAGACCGTGAAGCTGAAGGGACCGGCGATCGTCACCACCGATCTGCGTCTCAACGAGCCGCGCTACGCCTCGCTGCCGAACATCATGAAGGCCAAGAAGAAGCCGATCGCGGACAAGACCGTCGCCGATTACGGCGTCGATGTCGCTCCGCGTCTCGAGGTCGTCAAGACGACGGAGCCGGCCGGCCGCAAGGCCGGCGTCAAGGTCAAGGACGTCGCCGAGCTGGTGTCGAAACTCAAGAACGAAGCCGGGGTGCTCTGA